The proteins below come from a single Mytilus edulis chromosome 5, xbMytEdul2.2, whole genome shotgun sequence genomic window:
- the LOC139524447 gene encoding plasmolipin-like: protein MIYHMPVIATVTHQTTNTTTEQNSTATANVELDKVFMKSTDSILKIAELILSLIVFLCITSNPWHSYVGGGWVQFNSISCMITVLILWLLLLCRVIYKLPGFWMLYILIHYVVYLVLYLISFLVCAIQAGKYQENGGLIASTIFCFIVLIVLAVDTFSQFRRWQESGGKITVRTITKTETTHETEAEFL from the exons ATGATTTATCATATGCCAGTTATTGCCACCGTTACACACCAGACAACAAACACAACTACTGAACAGAATTCCACTGCCACTGCTAATGTAGAACTGGATAAAGTTTTCATGAAGTCCACAGATTCTATTCTTAAAATAGCTGAGTTG ATCCTGAGTTTGATTGTATTCCTTTGTATTACTTCCAATCCATGGCACAGCTACGTAGGAGGAGGTTGGGTACAATTCAACAGTATATCCTGTATGATTACTGTTCTAATTCTTTGGCTCTTGCTACTGTGCCGTGTCATTTATAAACTGCCAGGATTTTGGATGTTATAT ATCCTGATACACTATGTAGTATATCTCGTGCTCTATTTAATTTCGTTTCTGGTATGTGCCATACAAGCTGGCAAATATCAAGAAAATGGAGGATTAATAGCTTCAACA attttctGCTTTATTGTATTAATTGTTCTGGCTGTCGATACGTTCTCCCAATTCCGTAGATGGCAGGAAAGTGGAGGTAAAATTACTGTGAGAACTATAACTAAAACAGAAACAACACACGAGACAGAAGCCGAGTTCTTGTAG